In one window of Henckelia pumila isolate YLH828 chromosome 1, ASM3356847v2, whole genome shotgun sequence DNA:
- the LOC140865662 gene encoding uncharacterized protein, whose product MDTLGKTNAEFRNEVHEILGRHESNFDQVHNTLQMVLSELQALRTSHGSYTTPPDPNDSRSHNHNTPHQQLKLTFPKFNGEDPIGWVYKAEQYFSFQNIVHGQQVQLASFHLEGIALQWYRWLTKFRGPLSWEEFTKAVLLCFGHTDYEDPSEALSRLKKTSTVSAYQEAFEQLSHQIDSLPESFLIGCFIAGLRDEVRLDVKIKQPKNLADTIGVARLIEERNNLQKK is encoded by the coding sequence ATGGATACCCTTGGCAAAACCAACGCTGAATTTCGTAATGAGGTCCATGAAATCTTAGGTCGCCATGAATCCAACTTTGATCAGGTGCACAACACTTTGCAAATGGTGTTATCTGAACTACAAGCTCTTCGAACCTCGCATGGCTCATACACTACCCCACCTGACCCCAATGACTCTCGCTCACACAACCATAATACTCCTCATCAGCAACTTAAATTAACATTTCCAAAGTTCAATGGCGAAGACCCCATTGGTTGGGTCTACAAAGCTGAACaatatttttcttttcaaaatattGTTCACGGCCAACAAGTACAACTAGCATCCTTTCATTTAGAAGGAATTGCCCTCCAATGGTACCGGTGGTTGACAAAATTTCGAGGCCCACTCTCCTGGGAGGAGTTTACCAAAGCTGTCCTACTTTGCTTTGGTCATACTGATTATGAAGATCCATCTGAAGCTCTGAGTCGACTCAAAAAAACTTCTACGGTTTCGGCGTATCAAGAAGCCTTCGAACAGCTCTCCCACCAAATTGATTCTCTGCCCGAGTCTTTTCTCATTGGTTGTTTCATTGCTGGTCTTCGCGATGAAGTTCGCCTCGATGTTAAAATTAAACAGCCCAAAAATTTAGCTGACACTATCGGTGTTGCTCGGTTAATTGAGGAGCGAAACAACTTACAAAAGAAATAG
- the LOC140890985 gene encoding uncharacterized protein, producing MSWLARSIANTLHLEDDPASPPPPHPFDARSPEDRSRDGATFPEEDQRSADSDDDRSYDSYRGDDGDRDGEDDNNQGRGVREDFSELKDTLTRQFWGVASFLAPPPPPPPPPPPPLPVQKSALMRSESKSDWAESDNYCGDEEEELVEYDQGHSGQYGESEDFKYTMNNIDDAIGITGEVLAFARNIAHHPETWLDFPLSEEEEFDDFDVSDAQYKHALAVEQEAPRLAALRIELCPAHMSEGYFWTVYFVLLHSRLNKHDADLLSSPQITQARSMWMKELHEKTKDESHLIGSTSHLKESSDYTHENFNVYEDTHSRYTSGRTSPFDPSTPHERGDNETEKQLFCEVEYIDKSIVNEDPSTKPLVKEMVVGQYFEKPALDDDYDDDDDDDWLKEDPDLDGYSGSMIIGNEEDVSFSDLEDDSDYTTPLPKTFVTESTTTTNTS from the exons ATGTCGTGGCTGGCTCGTTCCATCGCCAACACTCTCCATCTCGAGGACGACCCCGcctcgccgccgccgccgcacCCCTTCGATGCAAGATCGCCGGAGGATCGGTCGCGAGACGGTGCAACATTCCCCGAGGAAGATCAACGATCGGCGGATAGCGATGACGACCGCAGTTACGATTCCTACCGTGGGGACGATGGAGATCGAGATGGTGAAGATGATAATAATCAAGGGCGTGGAGTCAGAGAGGATTTCTCGGAACTGAAAGACACCCTCACGCGCCAGTTTTGGGGCGTCGCTTCGTTTCTCGCTCCGCCTCCGCCTCCGCCTCCCCCTCCTCCGCCGCCTCTTCCTGTTCAGAAATCGGCTCTTATGCGATCGGAATCGAAATCTGATTGGGCGGAGTCTGATAATTATTGTGGCGATGAGGAGGAGGAATTGGTGGAGTATGATCAGGGACATTCTGGTCAATATGGGGAATCAGAGGATTTTAAATATACTATGAATAATATTGATGACGCAATTGGAATTACTGGGGAAGTGTTGGCTTTCGCGAGGAACATTGCGCATCATCCAGAGACCTGGTTGGATTTCCCCCTATCAGAGGAAGAAGAATTTGATG attttgatGTATCTGATGCACAGTACAAGCATGCATTGGCTGTTGAACAAGAAGCGCCAAGATTAGCAGCACTTAGAATTGAACTTTGCCCAGCCCATATGAGTGAGGGCTACTTTTGGACAGTCTATTTTGTTCTTCTGCATTCGAGGTTGAATAAGCACGATGCTGACCTTTTATCTTCACCACAG ATTACGCAAGCTAGGTCTATGTGGATGAAAGAGCTGCATGAGAAAACTAAGGATGAATCACATTTAATAGGAAGTACTTCCCACTTGAAAGAGAGTTCAGATTACACGCACGAAAACTTCAACGTGTACGAAGATACTCATTCCAGGTATACGTCTGGCAGGACGTCTCCTTTTGACCCTTCAACTCCCCATGAAAGAGGTGACAATGAGACTGAGAAGCAACTATTTTGTGAAGTCGAGTACATTGACAAATCCATTGTCAATGAAGATCCATCAACTAAACCCCTAGTAAAGGAAATGGTTGTAGGTCAATATTTTGAAAAACCAGCCTTGGATGATGACtatgatgacgatgacgatgACGACTGGCTAAAGGAAGACCCGGACTTAGATGGGTATTCCGGCTCCATGATTATTGGAAATGAGGAAGACGTCTCGTTTAGTGATCTAGAGGACGATTCTGATTACACTACCCCTTTACCCAAGACATTTGTCACTGAGTCAACAACCACCACTAACacttcatga